A single genomic interval of Spinacia oleracea cultivar Varoflay chromosome 6, BTI_SOV_V1, whole genome shotgun sequence harbors:
- the LOC130463430 gene encoding uncharacterized protein has product MEVYIDDMLVKSKKANDHVEHLRQSFEILKKYGMKLNPTKCSFGVSAGFSWTDNHETALQNLKKYLMTPPLLSKPKEGEVLQLYLAVSTTAVSAVLAREDEKQQLPIYYISKSLLEAETRYSSLEKLVLALVTAAKNLRHFFETHQIVVMTNYPIKSVMRRPELTGRIEKWTMALGGFDIKYQPRTAVKSQALADFVADFSPDLEKIADDEVKLINNIEETWTLFVDGSSKFRGAGLGVVLKSPQGDMIAQAICCDFKATNNEEEYEALIAGMTLAGELGASGLNIFSDSQLIVNQINGDYEAKDLKMTLYLEKEKKLTSKFKPFSIKQVPRDLNTQADALANLGSALRKSSFSTIPLVHLLSPAIEKDIPHNASLVMSTTNTDSWTKPILDYLTHETLPDDKLEARKILFKDSRYVILQTCYLNDRQTEC; this is encoded by the exons ATGGAGGtgtacatcgacgacatgctagTGAAATCAAAGAAGGCGAACGACCACGTGGAACATCTGCGACAGTCGTTCGAAATTTTAAAGAAGTACGGTATGAAACTTAACCCAACTAAATGTTCTTTTGGAGTGTCGGCAG GCTTCAGTTGGACCGACAACCATGAAACAGCTTTgcaaaacttaaaaaaatatttgatgACGCCACCCCTCCTGTCCAAACCTAAAGAAGGCGAAGTCCTGCAACTATACCTTGCCGTCAGCACGACAGCAGTCAGTGCGGTATTAGCCCGAGAAGACGAAAAACAGCAACTACCCATTTACTACATCAGTAAGTCCTTATTGGAAGCAGAAACCAGGTATTCCTCCCTCGAAAAACTTGTTTTAGCATTAGTCACTGCCGCCAAAAATTTAAGGCATTTCTttgaaactcaccaaatagtggtgatgactaacTATCCAATCAAGTCTGTGATGCGTAGGCCAGAACTAACAGGTCGAATAGAGAAATGGACAATGGCACTCGGAGGATTCGACATCAAATACCAACCAAGGACAGCGGTGAAGTCGCAAGCCCTTGCAGATTTTGTGGCAGACTTCAGCCCCGACTTGGAAAAGATAGCAGACGACGAAGTAAAACTCATCAACAACATAGAGGAAACATGGACACTCTTCGTCGACGGCTCGTCTAAGTTTCGCGGTGCAGGTCTAGGCGTCGTGCTGAaatcaccacaaggggacatgatagcacaAGCAATATGCTGCGACTTCAAAGCGACAAATAACGAAGAAGAATACGAGGCACTAATCGCCGGGATGACGTTAGCTGGGGAATTGGGGGCAAGCGGACTCAACATCTTCAGCGACTCACAACTAATCGTCAACCAAATCAACGGCGACTACGAAGCCAAAGACTTGAAAATGACCTTATACCtcgagaaagaaaaaaagttaACCTCCAAATTTAAACCCTTCTCCATCAAACAAGTACCACGAGACCTAAACACACAAGCCGACGCCCTCGCTAACCtaggatccgcactcagaaaATCATCATTCTCCACCATACCACTAGTCCATCTACTGTCGCCCGCCATCGAAAAAGACATACCCCATAATGCTAGCCTCGTCATGTCAACCACAAACACGGATAGCTGGACCAAACCCATCCTTGATTACCTAACACACGAAACCCTACCCGACGATAAGCTCGAAGCCAGAAAGATACTTTTCAAAGAttcacgatatgttattttgcagACGTGTTATTTAAACGATCGGCAAACGGAATGTTGA